A window of Oryza glaberrima chromosome 2, OglaRS2, whole genome shotgun sequence genomic DNA:
CGCTGCCGGCGGGGATCCTCCCGTCGCACGTCGCCGACTTCATGCGGCGCCGGTGCAGCTGGCGCGCGGTTCCCGGcgttgacggcgacgacgacgagctggaGATCGATCTCGGCTCCACGGAAGACGCCGCGCTGTTCGAGCTGAGGAAGATGCtcgacgacgaggccgccgtTCGCCGCACGTCGCCCCGCGGACTCGAGGACGGCGAGGTCGCCGATGAGTACATGGACATCTGCGGCGGCGTCTCTcccctgccggcggcggcgcgcaagcctcctcctctcgccttATCATCACCACCTGCAGCCGCAGAGCAAGAAGACGATCTCATCGACATCTTTGTGGCGGCGACTCTCCTCTACCGGCGCACGAGGATCTCCTCGACGCGTCGCCGCTCGTCAAGCCAGAAGCCGACGAGTTCGTCGACATCGACGGCGACACAATCGACAAGTCGCCAGGAAATCCTAACTCAACCACCACCGGTTCGAGCAGCGGCAACGCCTCCGGATCATCAAGCACATCCGCCTCCTCTTCAGGCagcgactccgactccgacggcggcggcgtcggcgacacCGCGAGCAGCAACCCAAACACAGCAAACCAtctccccgtcgtcgtcgtcgaatcTGTGGCCACCAAACCATtggagccgcagccgccgcaggtCGCCGAACAAGCTTACAAGATGGGGGAGAAGCTGATCCGGAGCCGGAGAGAAGCAGCTCCAGCTCCGGCTCCGGCCGGTCGGATGAGCGAGCTCATCGCCAGAGCGCAAGCGGAGAGGCTCCGCCGCGACGCCGAGAGGAAGAGGGCGCGCGAGGAACAACCACGTTGATCGGGATCACTCATCGGAGTAGAGGGCATCGTACGGAGAAATTCCGGCGGCCGGCCAAGCCGCGGCGTCGGCTTCTTGATGAGCGGCAACTCGGATTCATCAATGCTGTACTCTGCAGGTCCTGCAGATTGTCATACTGTCACATTAGGAACTTGTACTGATGATCAAAGAGATGATCATCCATATACCATAGTGTTGTACTCTGTAGGTCGTATTTGTAAaatcttcttttaatatatatatcgatggagatggattctaatagctcgagtggacgtccactcatttattgcatgtcaactaaatggttatgaaaaatttttcaaaaaaaaaaaattaacaagatagatcaatatgtaatatatcactctacaaacatgcaagttcaaattcaacttctacaagttgtaataaaaataataaatttaattgtaaatatacatataataatttaagttttgtttgttatttttgttacaacttgtagaagttaaattttaacttgcatgtttgtggattgatatattacatattgatctatcttgctcatatttttttaatttttttataaccatttagatgacatgtaataaacgggtggacgtccactcgagctgttaaaacagtttcccataTATCGATGTGCAAAGCTTTTGCACGTTTATAAAAAAGATCtcttaattacttcctccgttttatattccgtttcatattataaatcgttttgaatTTAGTCAAACCTTTTTAGATTTGATTGTTTTAtggaaaaaattagcaatatctaccatactaaattagtttcactaaatgtaacattgaatatattttgatattatgtttgatttgtgttgaaaatgttactttATTTTCAATcagtttgatcaaacttaaaaatatttaactagtaaaaaaagtcaattgacttataatattataatatgaagTGGATGGAGTATTGTTCTCACGTTTGTAAGAGTCGAGCAATTTGATGTGTCCGGTCATCTGGTGTATATAAAGATTTAATCTTTGCAGCCATTTCGTGCTGTAATCTGCGTTGTTAGGAGCATGTGCTATTTTTCAGACAATGATTACGCGAGCCAATTTGTGCATTGAAAATTTAGAACTGAACCAAACAATTTTATACTCTGTATCCGTAAGCTCCGAGCTTGAGGCACATTGGAAACTTTGTACTGATCATGTGTTTCAACACTATTGTTGCTTAATTTGGGAAACGGATTCTAATCTCGACAGATATATATCCTCGTGTACCTTTGTGTGCAAATAGTTGTAAATAATTACATTGAATGACCTCCTTCGGTCATTCCGGTAAAAAGAAAGTTGtaaatgtatattttttaaaaatatattgcaaCATTTATcattccactaaaaatcaattcaaattcaatataCAGTTGTTCATTTATTTCTCAACGTGTGAGTTGAGTGTGGAACTTAAATTgcatgttgaaaaaaaatgtcaaaatttttaaaggatttttttatagtttttaacgGGAATATCCTCGAGAGATCAGAATAGTTTCATCTTAATCCACTAGCAAATCAGCAAAATACTTTTAAACTCTTGAGGGAAATGTCTAATTGTTTGCTCAAACACCATGCAAATAGTTATAAAGAAAatctcaaaatatttgacaacaTTTATTCAATATATATACACCACTCCACAAAACCTTAGGCCTAAACTCAACTCACACCtcaagaaattaaaaataaaaaaaaataacgtatGAACAAATATAGttcaaatttgtcttttttacttCTCAATGTGTAGATTGagtttaaagtttatttttagtggAATGATAgttattactccatccgtttaaTAATgcgtgggcaatgctagaaagtcttacgttacgaaacggaggaagtactactctacattgtcaaattattttagattttttcataacaatttaaattaaatttaagagATAACACTACACTCCTTCGAGATTTTAGAATCCACGAATTGTgtcaaacaatatttttctttgtCTCAATCATATGGCCAGTCATTCATATGTGCTTGACAAGAATATGGCTACAGAAAATCTTCAGATGAGACTCCAAGCTCCAGGACTGATCCAATTTTGGGGATCCCAGCTTATCTGTAGCAGTACGTGAAACATAGACACTTAAGCAGCACCCAAACCAAAGCATGCAGAAATCAAAATACGGGCATcaaagtatatatatggtgttACGTCTGTTTGTATGTGCGTGTGTGTGCATCTTCCGTGTAATTGTAAAGAAAAATTTAAATCTGAACATGTCGGggtttttgaaaaatagaaaatccaagtagggatgaaaacggcaCGAGTATTTCCTGACCGCTGGCCTGACCCGAGACTTACAGGAAGAATATGGGAGACAAAATGGGATGCTCGATATTATCTTAGTGTTGTATCTGAATTCGTAAAATAATATGGGTTAGGATATAGGAAGAGTTGTATCTTCCCATATATCCCATATTATGAAATTTGTATAAAATTCTATTATAAATTCACCTATAAACATGATGAAATATTGGTTAGTAACTATTTTGCGAGTTCACGTATAATATTGTACAATTTGCTCCTTGATATATCTCGTCTtcttatattaaatatttatcaATTAGAGATACAAATAGATAGTATCCGTTTCCGAATCCAATTCGGAGGAAATAATATGGGATGAGTGAAATTTTACCCGATACTACCTATAACCAATTCTGAATTTGAAGGAAAATATGAGTTAGGATATATGAATACCATGATCCGATTGTGCGGCTCGTTTTCACCCcaaaatccaagaaataccattgacaaACATCCAAGTCGAATAAATGTCATCGACGAATGCGAGTTACATAAAATGCCATCATACAAGCGATTTAACCCCCAAAATATCGTCGTCATTAGGGTTCCGTTTATCCCATGTTAAATACATTGTTCATCCTATAACAATTAATGGAAAACTGCTAACCGAACCCTAACGCTGATGACATTTCTAGGATGAAGTTGTTTATACGATAACATTTCATTAAACTCGTACTTATCATTTATTGGAATAAGACGTTTATCAATGacattttttggattttctttttttttttaaaaaaaaagaatgtcaAATCTGAACATGCAAAATCCATATCAACATCAACAGGGAGGTTAGCACAGACCTCTGAATAAGTAGCATGATCGTAAAACCAAAAACTGCATCATGCCAATGTTTTTAGTGCCAGCCAAAGCTGAACTTGCAAAATCCAAAATACAGTAGTTCTAAAACCGAAccctgcatgcatgcctgcaGCAAACCAATGCACAGTTCATATGCAAGTCAACATGTCCTCTGAATTCTTTCGAGAGTGCTATAACCAACCTATCGCTAACGGTTTTGatatgaaaatttttcaaatcaatCGGCCGAAACACTCGCACTTTCAATCCTCCCTCTCGATTGTAACATTTTGGATCCTTTTGCAGCCACTCGAGAGCTACAAATGACAGGTTCAATTTTGTCAGGCACCAAAATTTTGTCAGACAACACATTGAAACGTGTGACGATCAGTTCGTTATAAACCTGGGACGAAATTCCCGCGCTCGCCGCATGCACGCTCGCCATGTCACGCGCCACGCATGCGGATTCCGAACTAAGTAAGGGTCTATTTGGTACAGCTTCAACTTCTAACTATAACTCTAGGAGTTGTCTGTAgtgaagttgtggagctgtctaaacccagctccacaactctagtatattttgtgagagagctccacccaactccactcccagttttggtagAGCtcaaactgtttggctgagctctagctccaAGAGGgatggagttggagctggagctgtgccacaCAGGCACTAAGTACGCGCTTAGTTAAAAATTAACATCATCTTGGCTTAGTAGTTAGCACGCGCGCTTAACCCTAATCAAATCGGAGTCGGATTAACACCCATGACATGCACGATAAAAGGCGAGAGGCACCATGCATCGTCCCCTCGCCACGCCACCTGCACGAGCGTACGTGCAAACTTTCTtccagccgccgcctctcgctctccctctcACTTCCGTTGAGACCTCGACGGacttcttgctgctgctgatcaCACGCACGCAGCGCTCCCAGGTCCCAGCAATGTTTGGGCTttactccggcggcggcggcgttccgcTTCCGCAGTTGGATGCTGACACCTACGTCCGCACCATCGCCGCCATGCCTCCGCATCCGCTTGCACCGCCACCGGACTACCCCCGTACCCCTCACACCTACGGCGGCTTCCTCCCCGTCTTCGGTGATCTTCCACCGCTCACCGGCGCCGTCCTCCAGGAGCCCGTGCCGGTGCCACCCGAGCAGCGCGCCGATCAGCCGGTGGCCGTGGCCACCGAGAACTCGGCGCCGACACGGCCGCAGCTATGCGCGCCCTacgacgacgaggtcgaggCCACCCTCCATGCCATGGAGACGAACCCCGCGGAGCGGCCGTCGCCGTACTTCTTGGAGACGACTCAGGGTGGGCGGATGAGCGCTTTGGTGCGCGCCTCGATGATCGCCTTCATGGGCGAGTTCAGCCGGAAAAACAAGCTCGCCGACGGCACGCTCCAGCGCGCCGCCTACTTCCTGGACCGCTACCTGTCGGTGACGCCCGAGTCGGACGACGCGCTGCAGCTCCGCCTCGTCGGGGCCACGGCCGTGTTCCTCGCCGCCAAGTACGAGGACCAGTACACCCTGAGGAAGATCGACGCCAGCATGGTCGCCGCCCGGTGCGGCTACACCAGCGAGACGAGGCACAAGATGGTGTCGATCATGGAGACCGAGATGCTCGCCGCGCTGGGCTTCAACCTCGGCGGCCCGACGGCGTACACGTTCGTGGAGCACTTCACGAGGTACTACGGCGAcggagaagaagagaagcagTTGAAGGAGGCGGCGCATCGGGTCGCCGACGGGACGCTGCTGACGTACGGGTTCCACCGCTACCTGCCGTCCatggtggcggcgtcgtcgaTCTTCCTGGCGAGGCTGCACGAGCTGGGGCATGAGCCGTGGAGCAATGATCTCGCGGAGCTGACAGGTTACAAGGCCATCGACTTGATGGGGTGCGTGTGCGACATATACAGTCAAATTGCTTGTCCTCGCTTTGCTCTTTTGCAAGAGTACTTCATCGAGGATCCATATATAGGAAGAACAAAAGAGTCTGTAAAAGCACAAGCATGCAAGGCATGAATATGATGGCTTAAATTTTGCACTGTTGCCTGTACATTGATCTGTAAACTCAAAATTGTGCGTGTTATTTGGTTGAAATATATGTGATTcatcaattcaaatttataatTACTAGCTTTTAGTACTCTGATCTCTCTACAATTATGGCCCAACCGTGGATTCGTGGAGCACTTCACCCGGTATAACAGCCGGGGAGAGGAAGAGCTACGGGTGCAGCGGCTGGAGCGCGACATCGCCGACCAGTCACTGATGAACTACGGCTGCCCGCGGGCTACCTGCCGtccatggaggcggcggccggcggcgtcgatcTTCATCGCGAGGTGTTCGCTGAACCGGCCCGACCGGTCTGGACTCTGGAGCACGGAGCTGCAGGAGCTGACGGGTACAGCTCCGAGGACCTCGTTAACTGCATCGATCCTCGCCATGTAGAACGTAGTGATCGATGAGGACACCGGTAGGAGCAGAGATCTCTTGTAAACATGTTCTGTTGATTGTTCATGGTTGCCATGCAATGCAACTTGattgaggttttttttggcCCCCTCAGCAAGATCCTAACTAGAGAGTCTTTGTAAATATGGCCAGGAGGttgtcttcatttttttttctcgaacacgTAAAAGACTTATGTTATAAAACCGGTCTGAGATCATTATCGAAAACCAAACGAGAAAGAAATatcataggagatccaaacacgatgacgatACTGAAACACGATATTTGTTTACGAGATTCAGCAGTACCCTACATCCCAGGGCGCTGATTACG
This region includes:
- the LOC127762601 gene encoding transcription factor GTE2-like gives rise to the protein MEEIIGRSSPRGHGGSGSLLRKRCRSEMEAVRGLLKKAEALVRKAAAGAAARRPLPRRVKDKEAMTMAQKEQLVGLLSSLPAGILPSHVADFMRRRCSWRAVPGVDGDDDELEIDLGSTEDAALFELRKMLDDEAAVRRTSPRGLEDGEVADDRRARRRSHRHLCGGDSPLPAHEDLLDASPLVKPEADEFVDIDGDTIDKSPGNPNSTTTGSSSGNASGSSSTSASSSGSDSDSDGGGVGDTASSNPNTANHLPVVVVESVATKPLEPQPPQVAEQAYKMGEKLIRSRREAAPAPAPAGRMSELIARAQAERLRRDAERKRAREEQPR